The Mesobacillus jeotgali genome window below encodes:
- a CDS encoding DUF1805 domain-containing protein translates to MIDMSPIEIEGRTFLCISVKLPKTNLLVVTGDKGYIMCGALDVALLNEKLKSRKVIAGRAVGVKTIEELLEAPLESVTYEAENLGAIKGMVGKEALLLMN, encoded by the coding sequence ATGATCGATATGTCACCTATTGAAATAGAAGGCAGGACATTCTTATGCATTTCAGTAAAACTGCCGAAAACAAACCTGCTGGTCGTTACAGGAGACAAGGGGTATATTATGTGCGGCGCTCTCGATGTCGCGCTTCTCAATGAAAAACTAAAGAGCAGAAAGGTGATTGCCGGCAGGGCGGTTGGCGTAAAAACAATCGAAGAATTGCTTGAAGCCCCGCTGGAATCCGTAACATATGAAGCGGAAAATCTTGGTGCCATAAAAGGGATGGTCGGCAAAGAAGCATTGCTGCTCATGAATTAA
- a CDS encoding sodium-dependent transporter, protein MENRPQWGTRAGFILAAVGSAVGLGNIWRFPGVAYENGGGAFFFPYLFALLTAGIPILILEFTIGHKYRGSAPLSYFKMRKGAEWIGWWQLAVSFVISTYYAVIIAWAMSYAYFSLSKQWGDDPLTFLVGDYLKVVDAGQVGSIVPGVFLPLVIVWVITLGILFKGVKKGIEVANKIFIPALVILFFVIVVRALTLDGAIDGVNAFFKPDWSQIFNGKVWVAAYGQIFFSLSIAFAIMITYSSYLPKKSDITNNAFITAFANSSFELLAGIGVFAALGFMAMSQGAPIDEVVSKGVILAFAVFPQIINELPAFSAAFGVLFFVSLTLAGLSSLISIVETYVAGVQDKFNVSRTKAVAIGGGLSALISILFATQGGLNFLDTTDAFINNYGVALAGLVEVVFIVWVAKELTNLQNHADAISDIRLGSWWVISLKYITPVVLGIMMVMNIMTDIKTSYGGYPVMFNVYYGWLVAIAAILVGFIFAKAKKWDAALYEVPQDKGVAK, encoded by the coding sequence ATGGAAAATCGTCCACAGTGGGGAACAAGGGCGGGATTTATTCTTGCCGCGGTAGGATCGGCAGTCGGGTTGGGAAATATTTGGCGTTTCCCTGGTGTAGCTTATGAGAATGGTGGGGGAGCATTTTTCTTCCCGTACTTATTTGCACTCCTGACAGCAGGTATTCCGATTTTGATTTTGGAATTCACAATTGGTCATAAGTATCGTGGTTCTGCACCATTAAGTTACTTCAAAATGCGTAAAGGTGCTGAGTGGATCGGCTGGTGGCAGCTCGCTGTATCCTTTGTCATTTCTACCTATTATGCAGTCATCATCGCATGGGCAATGTCTTACGCTTATTTCTCATTAAGCAAGCAATGGGGCGACGATCCGCTGACATTCCTTGTCGGTGACTATTTAAAGGTAGTTGACGCTGGCCAGGTTGGAAGTATCGTACCTGGAGTATTCCTTCCATTAGTCATTGTTTGGGTCATCACTCTTGGTATCCTGTTCAAGGGAGTCAAGAAAGGTATCGAAGTTGCGAACAAGATTTTTATTCCTGCACTTGTTATTTTATTCTTTGTAATTGTCGTTCGCGCATTGACTCTGGATGGAGCCATTGATGGTGTCAACGCATTCTTCAAGCCAGACTGGAGCCAGATCTTTAATGGTAAGGTGTGGGTTGCAGCATATGGACAGATTTTCTTCTCTTTATCCATTGCATTTGCAATCATGATCACTTACTCAAGCTATCTGCCAAAGAAATCTGATATTACGAATAACGCCTTCATTACAGCTTTTGCTAACTCATCTTTTGAGTTGCTGGCTGGTATCGGGGTTTTCGCAGCATTGGGCTTCATGGCTATGTCCCAGGGAGCTCCAATCGATGAAGTGGTAAGCAAAGGTGTAATCTTAGCATTCGCGGTATTCCCGCAAATCATTAATGAGTTGCCGGCATTCAGTGCAGCGTTCGGAGTCTTATTCTTCGTCAGCTTGACACTGGCAGGTCTTTCTTCATTGATTTCAATCGTTGAGACATATGTTGCCGGAGTACAGGACAAATTCAATGTTTCCCGTACTAAGGCTGTTGCAATCGGAGGCGGTTTGTCTGCCTTGATCTCCATCCTGTTCGCTACACAGGGCGGCTTGAATTTCCTTGATACAACAGATGCATTCATCAATAACTATGGTGTTGCTCTTGCTGGTCTTGTAGAAGTAGTCTTCATTGTATGGGTAGCCAAGGAACTGACCAACTTGCAAAACCATGCTGATGCAATTTCTGATATCCGTCTAGGAAGCTGGTGGGTGATTTCCTTGAAATACATCACTCCAGTGGTACTGGGAATCATGATGGTCATGAACATCATGACTGATATTAAAACTAGCTATGGCGGATATCCGGTCATGTTCAATGTATATTACGGATGGTTAGTCGCAATCGCTGCGATTTTAGTCGGATTTATTTTCGCTAAGGCAAAGAAGTGGGATGCAGCTCTATATGAAGTTCCACAAGACAAGGGGGTTGCTAAATAA
- a CDS encoding DUF72 domain-containing protein, which yields MIIVGLTGWGDHDSLYEGKVSPRDKLKEYSSHFPAVEVDASFYAVQPVKNAAKWVEDTPDNFQFIVKAYQGMTGHQRGEIPFTDKNEMFHAYKESLKPYLEANKHAMTLFQFPPWFDLRRENVDYLRWCRDQMGDIDCALEFRNQSWFEGEMREKTVDFMREEKWIHSICDEPQAGEGSIPTILQSTSKDKVLVRFHGRNVHGWNKKGRGQDWREVRYLYRYNQTELKEWAENLQKLNESTSQVFALFNNNSGGDAADNAKQILELLEIEYEGLNPRQLDLF from the coding sequence ATGATTATTGTTGGCTTAACGGGCTGGGGAGACCATGACAGTTTATATGAAGGCAAGGTTTCTCCGCGTGATAAACTGAAGGAGTACTCCAGCCACTTTCCGGCAGTCGAGGTCGATGCCTCTTTTTACGCTGTGCAGCCTGTGAAGAATGCCGCGAAGTGGGTAGAGGATACACCTGATAATTTTCAATTCATTGTGAAGGCATACCAGGGAATGACCGGGCATCAGCGCGGTGAGATTCCTTTTACCGATAAAAATGAGATGTTCCATGCATACAAAGAATCGCTGAAGCCATATCTTGAGGCGAATAAGCACGCTATGACGCTGTTCCAGTTTCCGCCTTGGTTCGATCTTCGCCGGGAAAATGTCGACTATTTGCGCTGGTGCCGAGACCAGATGGGGGATATTGATTGCGCCCTTGAGTTCCGGAACCAATCCTGGTTTGAAGGAGAAATGCGCGAAAAGACAGTGGATTTCATGAGAGAGGAAAAATGGATTCACAGCATCTGCGATGAGCCGCAGGCAGGAGAAGGCTCGATACCGACCATACTACAATCAACATCGAAGGATAAAGTCCTTGTCCGTTTTCACGGCCGCAATGTCCATGGCTGGAACAAAAAAGGAAGAGGCCAGGATTGGCGCGAAGTCCGCTATTTATATCGTTATAACCAGACAGAATTAAAAGAGTGGGCAGAAAACCTGCAAAAGCTGAACGAAAGCACGTCCCAGGTTTTTGCCTTGTTCAACAACAATTCCGGCGGGGATGCTGCGGACAATGCGAAACAAATACTGGAGTTATTGGAAATCGAATATGAAGGGTTAAACCCGAGGCAGCTTGATTTGTTTTAG
- a CDS encoding bifunctional UDP-sugar hydrolase/5'-nucleotidase, translating into MEEVIHIYHTNDLHSHLEHWPSIHKLVAERRRWHEGAGDEVFVFDIGDHMDRWHPLSDATRGKANCRLLNEAGYDAATIGNNEGITLPFEDLDSMYLEKDFELLVANLYYQDGSRPKWAKPYHVYISNSGTRIGVIGITVNFARFYDQLGWKLNDPIDELKHCVEKLKDETDVIILLSHLGIHDDEMIAGMFPEIDVILGGHTHHILHEGKEVGSSLLAGAGKFGYYTGHVTLKIDRDTKEILHKKAVLYDMNEADQAQDEREMAEAYFVEGKELMAETVAILPENLTADPLQHSELSKMLTQALREWCDADCAFMNAGMILKGLKQGNVTKFDLLEICPHPINPCTIRMSGAELKEVLLQTRDEKWPHLQIKGLGFRGTVMGVMEYDGIEFQPKGNYTQIFINGKLIEAKEHYTLAIPDMLTFGRFFPEIQRAEEKRYWLPEFLRNLIEWKLATL; encoded by the coding sequence ATGGAAGAGGTTATTCACATTTACCATACGAATGATTTGCACAGCCATCTGGAGCACTGGCCAAGCATCCATAAGCTAGTGGCCGAGCGCAGGCGCTGGCATGAAGGAGCAGGAGATGAAGTCTTTGTTTTCGATATTGGCGATCATATGGACCGCTGGCACCCGCTATCCGATGCGACAAGGGGAAAAGCAAACTGCCGTCTTTTGAATGAAGCTGGCTACGATGCAGCGACGATCGGGAATAACGAAGGCATCACTCTTCCATTTGAAGATCTGGATTCGATGTATCTTGAAAAAGATTTCGAACTGCTTGTAGCGAATCTTTATTACCAGGATGGAAGCAGACCGAAGTGGGCGAAGCCTTATCATGTATACATAAGCAATAGCGGGACGAGAATTGGTGTCATTGGCATTACGGTTAATTTTGCGCGGTTTTACGACCAGCTGGGCTGGAAGCTGAATGACCCGATTGATGAACTGAAACATTGCGTCGAAAAATTAAAAGATGAAACGGACGTAATTATCCTTTTATCGCATCTTGGCATCCATGATGATGAAATGATAGCCGGGATGTTCCCGGAGATTGACGTCATTCTTGGCGGACATACCCATCATATTTTACACGAAGGCAAGGAGGTTGGCTCCAGCTTGCTGGCAGGAGCCGGGAAGTTTGGCTACTATACCGGCCATGTGACCTTGAAGATTGACAGGGATACGAAGGAAATTTTACATAAGAAAGCCGTTCTTTACGATATGAATGAAGCGGATCAGGCTCAAGACGAACGGGAAATGGCAGAAGCGTATTTCGTCGAAGGCAAAGAGCTGATGGCAGAAACAGTTGCTATTTTACCAGAAAATCTAACGGCAGATCCCCTTCAGCATTCCGAGCTTTCAAAGATGCTCACTCAGGCATTGCGGGAATGGTGCGATGCCGATTGTGCGTTCATGAATGCTGGGATGATCCTTAAGGGGCTGAAGCAGGGAAATGTAACGAAATTCGATTTGCTGGAAATCTGCCCGCATCCAATCAATCCTTGTACAATCAGGATGTCAGGAGCAGAGCTAAAAGAAGTGCTCCTGCAGACAAGGGATGAAAAATGGCCACATCTCCAGATTAAAGGGCTGGGTTTCCGCGGCACCGTCATGGGGGTCATGGAGTACGACGGCATCGAGTTCCAGCCTAAAGGGAATTATACGCAGATTTTCATCAATGGAAAGCTGATTGAAGCAAAAGAGCATTATACGCTGGCCATCCCTGATATGTTAACCTTTGGCCGCTTTTTCCCGGAGATCCAGCGGGCTGAGGAAAAACGATACTGGCTGCCGGAGTTCCTTCGCAATTTGATTGAGTGGAAGCTTGCGACTTTATAG
- a CDS encoding methionine/alanine import family NSS transporter small subunit, translating to MDASALVMMVVGMVVIWGGLAASVLYAVKKARS from the coding sequence ATGGATGCTAGCGCATTAGTCATGATGGTCGTAGGCATGGTCGTTATTTGGGGAGGTCTTGCAGCAAGTGTGTTATATGCTGTAAAAAAAGCACGGTCATAA
- a CDS encoding HD-GYP domain-containing protein — MRLVATTSVEEGALLGKAIYNDKGQVLLNVGARLERKILRRLEEFGIDYIYIKDPDTDDILVKNSISDESRINAIMTIGDTFKQIQLDTKVSQTFVLEKSARTFKKLISDLLDELQRSKELLNLLSDVFLHDHYIFSHSLNVTLYALAIGIEMKLTPKELEQLGLGAILHDVGKMKVPEEILSKPGKLTAEEFQIIKAHAEDGFQMLRKIPTVPLIVAHCAYQHHERLNGGGYPRGLKEDEIHLFGKILGVADVFDAVTSNRVYRPAMLPHEGLEILYSGADSLFDPKVVDAFRRAVAIYPVGLTVILSDGRKGVVAEQNPGLSERPVIRILEENGQRVDPYHLDLKSSLSLMIVSCDTIIKYEYANSY; from the coding sequence ATGAGACTCGTAGCCACCACTTCGGTAGAGGAAGGGGCTTTACTCGGAAAAGCCATCTATAATGACAAGGGCCAGGTTCTTTTAAACGTAGGGGCAAGGCTTGAGAGAAAGATCCTTAGGCGTCTTGAAGAGTTTGGTATTGACTATATTTATATCAAAGACCCTGACACAGATGATATTCTCGTGAAAAACTCCATATCAGATGAATCACGAATAAATGCAATCATGACAATCGGAGATACTTTCAAGCAAATTCAACTGGATACAAAGGTGTCGCAGACCTTTGTACTGGAAAAATCAGCGAGAACATTCAAGAAGCTGATCAGTGATTTGCTCGATGAACTGCAAAGAAGCAAAGAGCTGCTGAACTTGCTGTCCGATGTATTCCTGCATGATCATTATATTTTTTCCCATTCCTTGAATGTTACATTGTATGCATTGGCAATCGGAATTGAAATGAAGCTCACCCCAAAAGAACTTGAGCAGCTGGGGCTTGGTGCGATTTTACATGATGTTGGTAAAATGAAGGTGCCCGAGGAAATTTTATCGAAGCCAGGCAAGCTGACTGCGGAAGAATTCCAGATCATCAAGGCCCATGCCGAGGACGGATTCCAGATGCTCAGGAAAATCCCAACTGTCCCGCTTATTGTCGCCCATTGTGCTTATCAGCATCATGAGCGGTTGAATGGTGGAGGATACCCTCGTGGATTGAAGGAGGACGAAATACACCTATTCGGAAAAATCCTCGGTGTAGCGGATGTGTTTGATGCCGTCACCTCTAACAGGGTGTACAGGCCGGCCATGCTGCCGCATGAGGGCCTGGAAATCCTTTATTCAGGGGCAGACAGCCTGTTTGATCCGAAGGTGGTCGACGCCTTTCGCAGGGCTGTCGCGATCTACCCGGTTGGTTTGACTGTCATCCTGAGTGATGGCAGGAAGGGAGTAGTGGCCGAGCAGAATCCTGGCTTGAGCGAGCGGCCTGTTATCCGTATTCTTGAGGAAAATGGACAAAGAGTGGATCCATATCACCTCGACTTGAAGTCCAGCCTGTCATTGATGATTGTCAGCTGCGATACCATCATTAAATATGAGTACGCCAATAGTTATTAA
- a CDS encoding Na+/H+ antiporter NhaC family protein, whose translation MENTIFSLLPPLVAILMVVITRRVLLSLGTGIIAAAFLLAEFNIAETFAIMWDAAKGIVVADGELNTYSLYIILFLLLLGTITAFISISGGSRAFGEWAMKRVKTRVGAQLVGAFLGIIIFIDDYFNALAVGQITRPITDRQKVSRAKLAYIIDSTSAPMCVISPISSWGAYIIALIGTILAAHGVNEYSAFSGFMQIVPMNFYALAALAMVFIVALRNVEIGPMKQHEERAIMEGIVVPQDKPIPGELKDDLPTSSKGTVGDLVWPIIALVIGTVGMMLWTGASAVEGEVTIFGIFENTDVTKSLVTGGLLGLAVALILFVRQAFVLKGINANVFGKGMVEGIKSMLPAIYILVFAWVIVDLIGRLETGKYLAGIVESSNINISFLPFLLFLVAGIMAFSTGTSWGSFGILLPIAGDIAAAADITIMLPALAAVLAGAVFGDHCSPISDTTILSSTGAGSHHLDHVMTQLPYALISAAIASVGFLIIGFTGSTVGALAAVAILLIAFAFIFGSKTTQEEVLKENLAE comes from the coding sequence ATGGAAAACACTATTTTTTCATTGCTGCCGCCATTAGTGGCAATCCTGATGGTAGTCATCACAAGACGAGTGCTGCTATCACTGGGAACAGGCATCATCGCAGCGGCTTTTTTGCTAGCTGAATTCAATATCGCAGAAACATTTGCTATTATGTGGGACGCGGCCAAAGGAATCGTCGTCGCTGATGGGGAATTGAACACATATAGCTTGTACATCATCCTATTCTTATTATTATTGGGAACCATCACTGCGTTCATTTCCATTTCAGGCGGAAGCCGTGCATTTGGCGAATGGGCAATGAAGCGTGTGAAAACAAGGGTAGGAGCACAGCTTGTAGGTGCATTTTTGGGAATTATTATCTTCATTGATGATTATTTTAATGCTTTGGCTGTTGGCCAGATTACACGTCCGATCACAGACCGACAGAAGGTTTCGCGTGCAAAGCTTGCTTATATTATTGATTCAACTTCAGCCCCTATGTGTGTCATCTCACCAATTTCCAGCTGGGGAGCATACATCATTGCTTTGATCGGTACAATCCTTGCTGCTCACGGTGTAAATGAATATAGTGCGTTCTCTGGATTCATGCAAATCGTGCCTATGAACTTTTATGCTCTTGCAGCGTTAGCGATGGTCTTTATCGTAGCTCTTCGCAATGTTGAAATCGGGCCGATGAAACAGCATGAAGAACGTGCAATCATGGAAGGAATTGTCGTTCCTCAGGACAAGCCTATACCTGGCGAATTGAAGGATGACCTTCCAACAAGCTCGAAAGGAACAGTCGGAGACCTTGTATGGCCGATTATTGCCCTTGTCATTGGAACAGTTGGCATGATGCTTTGGACAGGCGCAAGCGCTGTTGAAGGTGAAGTGACCATTTTCGGGATATTTGAAAATACAGATGTAACGAAGTCGCTTGTCACCGGTGGTTTGCTCGGCCTTGCTGTTGCACTGATTCTATTCGTAAGACAAGCTTTCGTATTAAAAGGCATCAATGCAAATGTTTTTGGAAAAGGAATGGTGGAAGGCATTAAATCCATGCTTCCAGCAATCTATATCCTTGTCTTCGCATGGGTCATTGTTGATTTGATTGGCAGACTCGAAACGGGTAAATATCTTGCTGGTATTGTCGAAAGCTCTAATATCAATATTTCATTCCTGCCGTTCCTGCTATTCCTAGTAGCTGGAATCATGGCTTTCTCAACAGGAACTTCATGGGGATCATTCGGCATCCTGCTTCCAATTGCAGGGGATATCGCTGCTGCAGCTGATATTACGATCATGCTGCCAGCATTGGCAGCGGTGTTGGCGGGTGCAGTATTTGGTGACCATTGTTCACCAATATCCGATACGACGATCCTTTCATCAACGGGTGCTGGATCGCACCACTTAGACCATGTCATGACGCAGCTGCCATACGCTTTGATTTCTGCAGCGATAGCATCTGTCGGATTCCTGATCATTGGTTTCACAGGTAGCACTGTTGGTGCACTGGCGGCTGTGGCCATCCTGCTTATTGCTTTTGCTTTCATCTTCGGAAGCAAGACAACCCAGGAAGAAGTGTTAAAAGAAAATCTTGCAGAATAA
- the sufB gene encoding Fe-S cluster assembly protein SufB, translating to MAKKMPEIGDYKYGFSDKDVSIFRSKRGLTREIVEEISKMKEEPQWMLDFRLKSLEHFYNMPMPQWGGDMASLNFDEITYYVKPSERSEKSWDEVPEEIKATFDKLGIPEAEQKYLAGVSAQYESEVVYHNMKEELEELGIVFKDTDSALKENEDIFREHFGKVIPPTDNKFSALNSAVWSGGSFIYVPKGIKVDTPLQAYFRINSENMGQFERTLIIVDEGAHVHYVEGCTAPVYTTNSLHSAVVEIIIKKDAYCRYTTIQNWANNVFNLVTKRAVCEANATMEWIDGNIGSKLTMKYPAVILKGEGARGMTLSIAIAGKGQHQDAGAKMIHLAPNTSSTIVSKSISKQGGKVTYRGIVHFGRKADGARSNIECDTLIMDNKSTSDTIPYNEILNDNISLEHEAKVSKVSEEQLFYLMSRGISEEEATEMIVMGFIEPFTKELPMEYAVEMNRLIKFEMEGSIG from the coding sequence ATGGCTAAAAAAATGCCAGAGATCGGTGATTATAAATACGGATTTTCCGATAAAGACGTTTCCATCTTCCGGTCTAAGCGCGGCCTGACGCGTGAAATCGTTGAAGAAATTTCAAAAATGAAGGAAGAACCCCAGTGGATGCTGGACTTCCGCTTAAAATCATTGGAGCACTTCTACAATATGCCTATGCCACAATGGGGCGGGGATATGGCTTCATTGAACTTTGATGAAATCACTTACTATGTAAAGCCTTCTGAGCGCTCTGAAAAGTCATGGGATGAAGTTCCTGAAGAAATCAAGGCGACTTTCGATAAGCTTGGTATCCCTGAAGCTGAGCAAAAATACCTTGCAGGTGTTTCTGCGCAGTATGAATCAGAGGTTGTTTACCACAACATGAAGGAAGAGCTTGAAGAGCTGGGAATCGTCTTCAAAGACACAGATTCTGCTCTGAAAGAAAACGAAGACATTTTCCGTGAGCATTTCGGAAAAGTCATCCCTCCAACAGACAACAAGTTCTCAGCATTGAACTCTGCGGTCTGGTCTGGTGGATCTTTCATCTACGTTCCAAAGGGCATCAAAGTGGATACTCCGCTTCAGGCGTATTTCCGCATCAACTCTGAGAACATGGGCCAGTTCGAGCGTACATTAATCATTGTTGATGAAGGCGCGCACGTTCACTATGTTGAAGGCTGTACAGCTCCTGTTTACACAACAAACTCACTTCACAGTGCAGTTGTTGAAATCATCATCAAGAAGGACGCATATTGCCGTTACACTACGATTCAGAACTGGGCAAACAACGTCTTCAACCTTGTTACAAAGCGTGCGGTCTGTGAAGCGAACGCCACTATGGAATGGATCGATGGCAACATCGGTTCCAAGCTGACAATGAAATACCCGGCTGTCATCCTTAAAGGTGAAGGTGCACGCGGTATGACATTATCAATCGCAATTGCTGGTAAAGGCCAGCACCAGGATGCAGGTGCGAAAATGATCCACCTTGCACCAAACACATCATCAACAATCGTCTCAAAATCAATCTCAAAGCAAGGCGGAAAAGTAACATACCGCGGTATCGTCCACTTCGGACGCAAAGCTGACGGCGCCCGCTCAAACATTGAGTGCGATACGTTGATCATGGATAACAAGTCTACATCTGACACAATTCCATACAATGAAATCCTTAACGACAACATTTCTCTTGAGCATGAAGCGAAGGTTTCCAAGGTATCAGAAGAGCAATTGTTCTACCTGATGAGCCGCGGAATCTCCGAAGAAGAAGCAACAGAAATGATCGTTATGGGCTTCATCGAGCCATTCACAAAAGAATTGCCAATGGAATACGCAGTCGAAATGAACCGCCTGATCAAGTTCGAAATGGAAGGTTCAATCGGTTAA
- the yunB gene encoding sporulation protein YunB translates to MAKFGRRLPRKGPLPFRYVFLLTFVFFSFSTAAGLWIIDKGLEPTLMKYAESQTRKIATLVINKAINKKIASGMDIDKVIEFVPVDGGTTTVVKFNTEIINRVKAETTNIVQMNLKEAERGNLTSLEMLSDVELVTDEEDREAGIIYYVPLGQATNNALLGNMGPRVPVKFNAIGDVTADVVWETEEHGINNTLINVSVRVKVNVQIIIPFATEIATVRENIPIGSFYYPGKVPQFYNGGGDASPAIQLPGE, encoded by the coding sequence TTGGCAAAATTCGGCCGGCGGCTGCCTCGGAAAGGGCCCTTGCCTTTCAGGTATGTATTCCTGCTGACATTCGTCTTTTTTTCCTTTTCAACAGCAGCAGGACTCTGGATCATAGATAAAGGGCTCGAGCCCACATTGATGAAATACGCAGAATCCCAGACAAGGAAGATTGCCACCCTGGTGATCAACAAGGCCATCAATAAAAAAATCGCCAGCGGGATGGATATTGATAAGGTCATAGAATTCGTCCCAGTCGATGGCGGAACGACCACTGTGGTAAAGTTCAACACTGAAATCATTAACAGGGTAAAAGCAGAAACGACCAATATTGTACAAATGAACCTGAAGGAAGCTGAAAGAGGGAATCTCACCTCGCTTGAGATGCTGTCAGATGTCGAACTCGTCACCGATGAAGAAGACCGGGAAGCTGGGATCATCTATTATGTTCCACTGGGCCAGGCAACCAATAATGCATTACTAGGTAATATGGGTCCGAGAGTTCCAGTGAAATTCAATGCGATCGGCGATGTCACAGCCGATGTTGTATGGGAGACAGAAGAACATGGAATCAACAATACACTGATCAATGTTTCAGTCAGGGTCAAAGTAAATGTGCAGATCATCATTCCTTTTGCGACCGAAATCGCTACTGTGCGGGAAAACATTCCGATTGGCAGCTTCTACTACCCAGGAAAAGTTCCACAGTTTTACAATGGCGGCGGAGATGCTTCACCAGCCATCCAGCTTCCTGGAGAATAA
- the sufU gene encoding Fe-S cluster assembly sulfur transfer protein SufU, with translation MSFNNLDNLYRQVIMDHYKNPRNKGVLEEGSLTVNMNNPTCGDRIQLTMKVEDGKVADAKFEGEGCSISMSSASMMTQAVKGRPIEEALKLSTVFSDIMQGKDYEEDDLDLGDIEALQGVAKFPARIKCATLAWKAMEKGLKEEEDSQ, from the coding sequence ATGTCTTTTAATAATTTAGATAACCTTTATCGTCAAGTTATTATGGATCACTATAAGAACCCTCGCAATAAAGGTGTTTTGGAAGAAGGCAGCCTGACAGTCAATATGAACAACCCGACATGCGGCGACCGCATCCAGCTGACGATGAAAGTCGAAGACGGCAAGGTAGCGGACGCAAAATTCGAAGGGGAAGGCTGCTCGATTTCGATGTCGTCTGCCTCCATGATGACGCAGGCGGTAAAAGGAAGACCTATCGAGGAAGCTTTAAAGCTTTCAACGGTTTTTTCTGACATCATGCAGGGAAAAGACTATGAAGAGGATGATCTGGACCTCGGGGATATCGAAGCACTGCAAGGTGTGGCGAAATTCCCTGCCAGGATCAAATGTGCTACTCTTGCATGGAAGGCAATGGAGAAAGGCCTGAAGGAAGAGGAAGACAGCCAATAA
- a CDS encoding M23 family metallopeptidase codes for MKILKAVIVLFLLSPVLLSDHAYAAELSQEDVYKKRMELYTKVEAVSQIPWYYIAAVDQYERNVRQARRDLPKAEGIAGVYFKPEEWAGLLNPNLEDDNAVSIQFFNGIGFDGNGDGKASLKDDEDVLQAFAQYLLSYGTDHENLKIGLWNYYKRDKTVGIIIGKAMIYKHFGRLDLDTHVFPMPLRSNHSYNNTWGDARGWGGRRIHEGTDIFAGYGVPVRATGYGIVEMKGWNKYGGWRVGIRDINNTYHYYAHLSGFAKDLKVGQIVEPGTVIGGVGSSGYGPPGTSGKFPPHLHYGMYKDNGYTEWSFDPYPHLKMWARQERANLKKK; via the coding sequence GTGAAAATCCTTAAAGCAGTTATCGTTCTTTTTTTACTTTCCCCTGTCCTGTTGAGTGACCATGCATATGCAGCCGAACTGAGCCAGGAGGATGTTTATAAAAAGAGAATGGAACTCTATACCAAAGTAGAAGCGGTCAGCCAGATTCCCTGGTACTATATTGCTGCGGTGGACCAATATGAGCGGAATGTCCGCCAGGCAAGAAGAGATTTACCCAAGGCGGAAGGTATTGCAGGTGTTTATTTTAAGCCGGAAGAATGGGCTGGTCTCCTGAACCCTAATCTTGAAGATGACAATGCCGTTTCCATTCAGTTCTTTAATGGAATTGGTTTTGACGGAAATGGCGATGGCAAAGCAAGTTTGAAGGATGACGAGGACGTACTCCAGGCTTTTGCCCAATACCTGCTATCATATGGCACAGACCATGAAAACTTAAAAATTGGGCTGTGGAACTACTATAAGCGTGATAAAACTGTTGGTATCATCATTGGCAAAGCAATGATTTACAAGCACTTTGGGCGTTTAGACCTCGACACTCATGTCTTTCCTATGCCACTAAGAAGCAACCACAGCTATAACAATACTTGGGGTGATGCCCGTGGCTGGGGCGGCAGACGGATACATGAAGGAACAGATATTTTTGCCGGCTATGGAGTTCCGGTAAGGGCGACAGGGTACGGGATCGTTGAAATGAAGGGCTGGAATAAGTATGGCGGTTGGCGTGTAGGCATCCGCGATATTAATAATACCTACCATTATTATGCCCACCTGAGCGGCTTCGCAAAGGATCTCAAGGTTGGACAAATCGTCGAACCAGGCACGGTCATTGGCGGCGTTGGCAGCTCAGGGTACGGACCTCCGGGGACAAGCGGAAAATTCCCTCCCCATCTTCATTATGGCATGTACAAAGATAATGGCTATACCGAATGGTCCTTTGACCCCTACCCTCACTTAAAAATGTGGGCAAGGCAGGAAAGAGCCAATCTGAAGAAAAAATAA